A part of Deltaproteobacteria bacterium genomic DNA contains:
- a CDS encoding fumarylacetoacetate hydrolase family protein: MKLCRFESSGKVLYGIIEDGSVFELDSNPFSGSFALTRDLILSTGHDLEKVKLLAPVSPSKIVAIGLNYRAHAAEFGKPLPEEPMLFMKPSTAVIGPEDEIVYPSHMSHRVDYEGELAVVIGKTAKEVLPRDASDYILGYTCLNDVSARDLQKKDGQYTRAKGFDTFAPIGPCISTGLDPLDTIIKTRLNGETKQDTSTRDMIFNVFELLSFVSHVMTLLPGDVIATGTPSGVGKMRPGDTVEVEIDGIGVLRNTIAEGRASRKLWADG, from the coding sequence TTGAAGCTTTGCAGGTTCGAGTCCTCCGGAAAGGTCCTCTACGGGATTATTGAGGACGGGAGCGTCTTCGAGCTGGATTCAAATCCTTTTTCCGGGTCGTTTGCGCTTACAAGGGACCTCATCCTTTCTACAGGCCATGACCTCGAAAAGGTAAAGCTACTTGCGCCGGTCTCCCCGTCGAAGATAGTCGCCATAGGGCTAAACTATCGGGCCCATGCGGCCGAGTTCGGAAAGCCCCTGCCGGAAGAGCCCATGCTCTTCATGAAGCCCTCGACAGCGGTCATCGGCCCTGAGGACGAGATAGTCTATCCCTCGCACATGTCCCACAGGGTGGACTACGAAGGGGAGCTTGCGGTAGTCATCGGTAAGACGGCAAAAGAGGTCCTTCCGAGGGACGCATCCGATTACATACTCGGCTACACCTGCCTGAACGACGTTTCGGCCCGCGATCTCCAGAAAAAAGACGGACAGTACACCCGGGCGAAGGGCTTCGATACCTTCGCGCCCATTGGGCCTTGCATATCGACCGGCCTCGATCCCCTCGATACCATTATAAAAACGCGCCTTAACGGCGAGACGAAGCAGGACACCTCGACGAGGGACATGATATTCAATGTGTTCGAGCTCTTAAGCTTCGTCTCCCACGTCATGACGCTACTCCCGGGCGACGTCATCGCGACCGGGACCCCCTCGGGGGTGGGCAAGATGCGGCCCGGCGACACCGTCGAGGTCGAGATAGACGGTATAGGCGTATTGAGGAACACGATAGCCGAGGGCAGGGCTTCCAGGAAGCTCTGGGCTGACGGTTAG
- the folK gene encoding 2-amino-4-hydroxy-6-hydroxymethyldihydropteridine diphosphokinase produces MEERIFIAIGSNLGDRERNIREATRLAEKGGGLTVVKVSPLYESEPWGPQDQPRFVNAAMEARSELPPGELLRYLKGIEAEMGRREAERWGPRLIDLDIIFYGSRVIKGERIEVPHPRAHERAFVMVPLSDIAPGFVDPLSGATVSELAERLGKEGLRRMEG; encoded by the coding sequence ATGGAAGAACGGATATTCATAGCCATAGGCTCTAACCTCGGGGACAGGGAAAGGAACATCCGCGAGGCGACAAGGCTTGCTGAAAAAGGCGGCGGGCTTACTGTCGTCAAGGTAAGCCCGCTGTACGAATCGGAGCCCTGGGGACCTCAGGACCAGCCGAGATTCGTGAACGCTGCTATGGAGGCAAGGAGCGAGTTGCCGCCCGGCGAGCTATTACGGTACCTTAAGGGCATAGAGGCGGAGATGGGTAGGCGGGAGGCGGAAAGGTGGGGCCCGCGCCTCATTGACCTTGATATAATATTCTACGGCTCGAGGGTGATAAAGGGCGAGCGCATCGAGGTGCCGCACCCCCGCGCCCATGAGCGGGCCTTTGTCATGGTCCCCCTCTCGGACATCGCGCCCGGGTTCGTCGACCCGCTTTCTGGGGCCACTGTCTCCGAATTGGCGGAAAGGCTCGGAAAAGAAGGGTTAAGGAGAATGGAAGGTTGA
- the recN gene encoding DNA repair protein RecN produces MLLELSIKDFAIIESLSIGFGPGLNIFTGSTGAGKSIIMDALALVLGDRASGDLIREGSVEAQVEALFDVSGVRGGGLDDVLTEAGFPASDELVIKRVVQRAGRNRIYINGSLSTLVTLTEVGRRLIDIYGQSEHQSLARSDEHVEVLDSFGGLSGLRTLMASAYRDMAEARRELEALLSEARGGRERKDFLSFQLNELSAAGLKPGEEEELKSLRERLQSVGKLREATEFSERAIYSDSGSITERLGAVARALKEVSSLDERLKDAAARVEASLLELEDTGAFFRDYASSIEADPDALEAASERLDLIGKLKKKYGGSVDEMLLKKEALEKELGLLENTDLKQAELEARYNSAHSKAAGIAGDLHAGRLEAAKGLKAGIEEELTNLGMKGALFEPLVEKDMGQDGGPRLTEKGSDKVSFHIAANEGEGLKPLSKVASGGELSRIMLAIKSVISAGRVPTMVFDEIDTGVSGAISQVVGLKLKKVSKANQVLCITHLPQVAAFADRHFAVSKEATGGRTVTRVREVSGEDRVDEISSMLGGLKVTETTKKHALELMEAADKLARPGKALKKS; encoded by the coding sequence ATGCTGCTTGAACTGAGTATAAAGGACTTCGCCATAATAGAGTCCCTCTCTATCGGGTTCGGCCCGGGCCTTAATATCTTCACCGGCTCGACCGGCGCGGGAAAGAGCATCATCATGGACGCGCTCGCCCTGGTCCTCGGCGACAGGGCCTCTGGCGACCTTATCCGCGAGGGTAGCGTTGAGGCACAGGTGGAGGCCCTCTTCGATGTTTCGGGCGTAAGGGGGGGCGGCCTGGATGACGTGCTCACGGAGGCCGGTTTCCCGGCCTCGGACGAGCTTGTGATCAAGAGGGTCGTCCAGCGGGCCGGAAGGAACAGGATATATATAAACGGGAGCCTCTCGACGCTTGTTACGCTCACCGAGGTCGGGCGGAGGCTTATAGACATATACGGCCAGAGCGAGCACCAGTCCCTTGCAAGGTCTGACGAGCACGTAGAGGTGCTCGATTCGTTCGGCGGCCTTTCCGGGCTACGCACCCTAATGGCCTCGGCATACAGGGATATGGCCGAGGCGAGGCGCGAGCTCGAAGCCCTCTTGAGCGAGGCCAGGGGCGGGAGGGAAAGAAAAGATTTTCTTTCCTTTCAGCTGAATGAGCTGTCGGCAGCCGGGTTAAAGCCCGGCGAGGAAGAGGAGCTAAAGAGCCTAAGGGAAAGGCTCCAATCAGTTGGGAAACTCAGGGAGGCTACCGAATTTTCCGAACGGGCCATTTATTCGGATTCAGGCTCGATAACCGAGAGGCTCGGGGCGGTCGCGAGGGCTTTGAAGGAGGTCTCCTCGCTCGATGAGCGGCTTAAGGACGCGGCAGCGAGGGTGGAGGCAAGCCTCCTGGAGCTTGAGGATACAGGCGCGTTCTTCCGGGATTACGCCTCCTCGATAGAGGCCGACCCCGATGCCCTGGAAGCGGCTTCCGAAAGGCTCGACCTCATCGGGAAGCTCAAGAAGAAATACGGCGGAAGCGTCGATGAGATGCTCCTTAAAAAAGAAGCCCTGGAAAAAGAGCTCGGGCTTCTCGAGAATACGGACCTCAAGCAGGCGGAGCTCGAAGCAAGGTACAATTCCGCGCATTCAAAAGCTGCCGGGATAGCGGGCGATCTGCACGCCGGAAGGCTTGAGGCCGCAAAGGGGCTCAAGGCCGGCATAGAGGAAGAGCTTACGAACCTCGGAATGAAGGGCGCCCTCTTCGAGCCTCTGGTCGAAAAGGACATGGGGCAGGACGGCGGCCCTAGGCTTACGGAAAAGGGCTCTGACAAGGTTAGTTTCCATATAGCCGCCAACGAGGGCGAGGGCCTCAAGCCCCTTTCAAAGGTGGCTTCCGGGGGCGAGCTTTCGAGGATAATGCTCGCCATAAAGAGCGTAATATCCGCGGGCAGGGTCCCGACAATGGTCTTCGACGAAATAGACACAGGCGTAAGCGGCGCCATTTCACAGGTTGTGGGCCTTAAGCTTAAAAAAGTGTCCAAGGCCAACCAGGTGCTTTGCATAACGCACCTGCCGCAGGTCGCGGCCTTCGCGGACAGGCACTTCGCGGTCTCGAAGGAGGCAACGGGAGGGAGGACTGTCACGAGGGTCAGGGAGGTCTCTGGCGAGGACAGGGTGGACGAGATATCCTCCATGCTCGGCGGCCTCAAGGTAACGGAAACAACGAAAAAGCACGCATTAGAGCTGATGGAGGCCGCGGACAAACTCGCCAGGCCAGGCAAGGCTCTGAAAAAATCTTGA
- the lsrF gene encoding 3-hydroxy-5-phosphonooxypentane-2,4-dione thiolase, translating into MGWGKKNRLAKIIRPETGRTVMLAVDHGYFLGPTSGLEEPGKTIAPLVKHADCLMLTRGVLRACVDPGVDVPIMLRVSGGTSILGNLADEGTTVSMRDAIRMNAAGVALSIFVGSELERKSLLALADLINEAEEFGIPVLAVTAVGKDMTRDARYLGLACRIAAELGAHVVKTYYCEDFEKVVKNCPAPIVIAGGKKIPEREAIDLSYNAISRGAVGVDMGRNIFQSEHPVAMIKTVREIVHKDLKPDKAWDLFKTLAGEKETAAR; encoded by the coding sequence ATGGGTTGGGGGAAGAAAAACCGTCTTGCGAAGATAATACGGCCGGAAACCGGAAGGACCGTCATGTTAGCCGTTGACCACGGATACTTCCTCGGCCCCACGAGCGGGCTCGAAGAGCCTGGGAAGACCATAGCCCCGCTTGTGAAGCACGCGGACTGCCTCATGCTTACGAGGGGGGTCCTCCGGGCCTGCGTCGACCCCGGCGTGGACGTGCCCATAATGCTCAGGGTATCGGGCGGGACGAGCATACTCGGCAATCTCGCGGACGAGGGCACGACGGTCTCGATGAGGGACGCCATCAGGATGAACGCGGCGGGCGTGGCCCTTTCGATATTCGTCGGCTCGGAGCTCGAAAGAAAGTCGCTTCTCGCGCTCGCGGACCTCATAAACGAGGCCGAGGAGTTCGGGATTCCGGTACTCGCCGTTACCGCGGTCGGGAAGGATATGACGAGGGACGCGCGCTACCTTGGCCTAGCCTGCAGGATAGCCGCAGAACTCGGCGCCCATGTCGTCAAAACCTACTACTGCGAGGACTTCGAGAAGGTAGTAAAGAACTGCCCGGCGCCCATAGTAATTGCGGGCGGCAAGAAGATACCCGAGAGGGAAGCCATAGACCTCTCCTATAACGCGATCTCCAGGGGCGCTGTGGGCGTGGACATGGGTCGGAACATCTTCCAGTCCGAGCATCCGGTCGCCATGATAAAGACAGTAAGGGAGATAGTCCACAAGGACCTTAAGCCCGACAAGGCATGGGACCTCTTCAAGACGCTGGCAGGCGAAAAGGAGACAGCCGCCCGTTGA
- a CDS encoding LL-diaminopimelate aminotransferase translates to MPEDFIQGSFAERIGGKLFGKSQKIYKFEKIKRAKAEARKSNPNAELFDFGVGEPDEMAFPPVVEALKLECAKPENRGYSDNGIQELKEAAARYLDKVYGVAGIDPAKEVVHSIGSKPALAMLPDAFINPGDGVLMTVPGYPILATHTEWNGGRVVKLPLKEENGFLPDLDAIPAKDLAGIKLLYLNYPNNPTGAAATPEFFEKVVGFAKKNKIIVVHDAAYAALSFDSRPLSFLSVPGAKEVGVEIHSFSKAFNMTGWRLAFVAGNEKVVSAYAHVKDNYDSGQFIAIQKAGIYALDHPEITEKISDKYKRRLKLMVEALEGCGFSAVMPKGSFYLYVRAPKKAKKTNTVFSSAEDVSEYLIKEAHISTVPWDDVGSYLRFSATFAAKNKDEEYRVIEEFKKRLKGLDLEF, encoded by the coding sequence ATGCCTGAGGATTTCATCCAGGGTTCTTTCGCGGAGAGGATAGGGGGAAAACTCTTCGGAAAAAGCCAGAAAATCTACAAATTTGAGAAGATAAAGAGGGCCAAGGCAGAGGCCAGGAAGAGTAACCCCAATGCGGAGCTCTTTGACTTCGGCGTGGGCGAGCCTGACGAGATGGCCTTCCCGCCGGTGGTAGAGGCCCTTAAGCTCGAGTGCGCAAAACCCGAGAACAGGGGCTATTCGGATAACGGCATACAGGAGCTGAAGGAAGCCGCAGCAAGATACCTCGACAAGGTCTATGGCGTCGCGGGGATAGACCCGGCAAAGGAGGTCGTCCATTCCATAGGCTCGAAGCCAGCGCTAGCCATGCTCCCGGACGCCTTCATAAACCCCGGGGACGGCGTGCTCATGACCGTGCCGGGGTATCCCATCCTCGCCACCCATACCGAGTGGAACGGCGGGCGTGTAGTGAAGCTCCCGCTAAAGGAAGAGAACGGGTTTTTGCCGGACCTGGATGCCATCCCGGCTAAAGACCTCGCCGGGATAAAGCTACTTTATCTCAATTATCCCAATAACCCGACCGGCGCCGCCGCGACTCCTGAGTTCTTCGAGAAGGTCGTCGGGTTCGCGAAGAAGAACAAGATAATCGTCGTCCACGACGCCGCCTATGCCGCGCTCTCCTTTGACTCGAGACCCTTGAGCTTCCTTTCGGTCCCGGGCGCGAAGGAGGTCGGCGTGGAGATACACTCCTTTTCCAAGGCCTTCAACATGACCGGCTGGAGGCTCGCCTTTGTCGCCGGGAACGAGAAGGTCGTATCCGCCTACGCCCATGTAAAGGACAATTACGACTCGGGCCAGTTCATCGCCATACAGAAGGCGGGCATCTACGCCCTCGACCATCCGGAAATAACGGAAAAGATATCGGACAAATATAAGAGAAGGCTTAAGCTCATGGTCGAAGCGCTTGAGGGCTGCGGCTTCTCGGCCGTAATGCCCAAGGGCTCCTTCTATCTCTATGTCCGCGCCCCTAAAAAGGCAAAAAAGACGAACACGGTCTTTTCTTCAGCCGAGGACGTCTCCGAGTACCTCATAAAAGAGGCGCACATCTCGACCGTGCCCTGGGACGACGTGGGGAGCTACCTGAGGTTCTCCGCGACCTTCGCGGCCAAGAACAAGGACGAGGAATACAGGGTCATAGAGGAGTTTAAAAAGAGGCTTAAGGGCCTGGACCTCGAGTTCTGA
- a CDS encoding NAD(+)/NADH kinase: MKRLGLIVKVSNPEAIKLADRIADWVVERGGEVFTDEGLALMIKNAGAVPIKDLPTSVDLIVVLGGDGTMLHAARLIDGRKVPILGVNMGSLGFLTAITVKEVFPLLEKIERDDFVLEERMLLSVEHAREERVLSTHKVLNDAVIKGESARLVRLETRINREYVNTYRADGLIVATPTGSTAYSLSANGPILYPTIHSIIVAPICPFNLTNRPVVIPDWMTVDVTVSPEQSNIELILDGQVNLPLESGDMVKIRRAGESVYLVRYDGKSYFEILRERLMWEVGMVRN, encoded by the coding sequence TTGAAGAGGTTAGGCCTAATAGTCAAGGTAAGCAACCCCGAGGCGATCAAGCTCGCCGACAGGATAGCTGACTGGGTCGTCGAAAGGGGCGGCGAGGTCTTTACCGACGAGGGGCTCGCCCTCATGATAAAGAACGCCGGGGCAGTCCCCATAAAAGACCTCCCCACGAGCGTCGATCTGATAGTCGTCCTCGGCGGCGACGGCACCATGCTCCACGCCGCGAGGCTCATAGACGGCAGAAAAGTCCCAATCCTCGGTGTGAACATGGGAAGCCTCGGCTTCCTCACCGCAATAACAGTCAAGGAGGTCTTTCCGCTACTTGAAAAGATAGAGCGCGACGACTTCGTACTCGAGGAACGGATGCTCCTCTCGGTCGAGCACGCGAGGGAGGAGAGGGTCCTCTCGACCCACAAGGTCCTGAACGACGCCGTCATAAAGGGCGAGAGCGCGAGGCTCGTAAGGCTCGAGACCCGCATAAACAGGGAATATGTGAACACCTACAGGGCCGACGGCCTCATCGTGGCTACACCTACCGGCTCGACGGCCTACTCCCTCTCCGCCAACGGCCCGATACTATACCCGACCATACACTCCATAATAGTGGCCCCCATATGCCCGTTCAATCTCACGAACAGGCCGGTGGTCATACCGGACTGGATGACCGTGGACGTGACCGTGAGCCCGGAGCAGTCTAATATCGAGCTCATACTCGACGGCCAGGTGAACCTTCCGCTCGAGAGCGGCGACATGGTCAAGATAAGGCGCGCCGGCGAGAGCGTCTATCTCGTGAGATACGACGGCAAGAGCTATTTCGAAATCCTCCGGGAGAGGCTCATGTGGGAGGTCGGCATGGTTAGGAACTGA
- a CDS encoding argininosuccinate synthase gives MSRGVGVKKVVLAYSGGLDTSVIMKWLIEKYGCEVIAFSADIGQGNVEIDGIRKKAFATGAKRVYIKDLREEFVRDFVFPMLRASSVYEGAYLLGTSIARPLIAKAQMEIAAKERADAVSHGATGKGNDQVRFELAYYSMDPHIKVIAPWREWDMKGRADLVDYARKHGIPVPVTKKKPYSSDRNLFHISFEGGILEDPWAEAPESMYVLSVAPEKAPNRATYVEIGFENGNPVSVNGRKLSPARLLELLNEMGGKNGVGRLDMVENRYVGMKSRGVYETPGGTILHAARRAVESITMDRELLHLRDSLSQKYSTLVYNGYWFSPERKALQSLIDEATSGVTGVARVKLYKGGVMIVGRKAEQSLYHPDFATFEEDTVYNQKDAEGFIKINALRLKIKSMVEGAAVVKPKRAVKKAAKATKAAPAQKGAAISAKGGRH, from the coding sequence ATGTCAAGGGGTGTTGGCGTTAAGAAGGTCGTTTTGGCGTACTCCGGGGGGCTCGACACCTCGGTCATAATGAAGTGGCTCATCGAGAAGTACGGGTGCGAGGTCATAGCGTTCTCCGCAGATATAGGGCAGGGAAACGTCGAGATAGACGGCATAAGGAAGAAGGCCTTCGCCACGGGCGCCAAGAGGGTCTATATAAAAGACCTTAGAGAAGAGTTCGTAAGGGACTTCGTATTTCCGATGCTCAGGGCCTCTTCGGTCTACGAGGGAGCGTACCTCCTCGGCACGTCAATCGCCAGGCCTCTCATAGCCAAGGCCCAGATGGAGATAGCCGCTAAGGAGCGGGCGGACGCCGTATCGCACGGAGCTACCGGAAAGGGCAACGACCAGGTCCGATTCGAGCTCGCCTATTATTCGATGGACCCGCATATAAAGGTCATCGCGCCCTGGAGGGAGTGGGACATGAAGGGCAGGGCGGACCTCGTAGATTACGCCAGAAAGCACGGCATACCTGTGCCGGTCACGAAGAAGAAGCCCTACAGCTCGGACAGGAACCTCTTCCACATAAGTTTCGAGGGCGGCATACTCGAAGACCCCTGGGCCGAAGCGCCTGAGAGCATGTACGTGCTGAGCGTCGCTCCTGAAAAGGCCCCGAACAGGGCTACGTACGTCGAGATAGGCTTTGAGAACGGGAACCCGGTATCGGTGAACGGAAGGAAACTATCCCCGGCAAGGCTCCTTGAGCTACTCAATGAGATGGGCGGCAAGAACGGGGTCGGCAGGCTCGACATGGTCGAGAACCGCTACGTGGGTATGAAGTCCAGGGGCGTCTACGAGACTCCCGGCGGCACGATACTCCACGCCGCGAGGAGGGCGGTTGAGTCCATCACCATGGACAGGGAACTCCTGCACCTCCGGGACAGCCTTTCGCAAAAGTACTCGACCCTCGTATATAACGGCTACTGGTTCTCGCCCGAGAGAAAGGCCCTGCAGTCCCTTATCGACGAGGCGACATCCGGCGTTACGGGCGTTGCGAGAGTCAAGCTCTACAAGGGCGGGGTGATGATAGTGGGCAGGAAGGCCGAGCAGTCGCTCTACCACCCGGACTTCGCCACCTTCGAGGAGGATACGGTCTATAACCAGAAGGACGCCGAGGGGTTCATAAAGATAAACGCCCTTAGGCTCAAGATAAAATCGATGGTGGAGGGTGCCGCCGTCGTAAAGCCGAAGAGGGCGGTAAAGAAGGCAGCCAAAGCCACGAAGGCTGCCCCGGCCCAGAAGGGCGCGGCCATATCCGCAAAGGGAGGCAGGCATTGA
- a CDS encoding zinc-dependent dehydrogenase: MGPLQDAGRRKGDSRPLKAAVYYNNNDVRVEERPVPAIGPGEALVRIEASGICGSDVMEWYRIKKAPLVLGHEIAGTIEKTGPGVKGFKPGDRVTVAHHVPCNTCRYCLAGNHSVCDTLRSTNFDPGGFCEFVRVPAINLDRGTFILPDNVSFEDGTFVEPLGCVVRAFRVARFSPGMSVLVIGSGMSGLLHIRLARALGAGKIAATDINNFRLDSATRSGADLALDARTDVPAKIREAFGRPVDLVIICAASDSAITQGLKSVDRGGTVIFFAPKEPGGTYPLPLFDLWRDNITIINSYASPPYETLVALELIASGRVRVNDLITHRLGLDEAQEGFRLVAGAGESIKVVIVPQR, encoded by the coding sequence ATGGGACCTCTTCAAGACGCTGGCAGGCGAAAAGGAGACAGCCGCCCGTTGAAGGCCGCCGTATACTACAACAATAATGACGTCAGGGTAGAGGAAAGGCCAGTCCCCGCCATAGGCCCCGGAGAGGCGCTCGTAAGGATAGAGGCGAGCGGCATCTGCGGAAGCGACGTCATGGAATGGTACAGGATAAAAAAGGCCCCCCTTGTCCTGGGCCATGAAATAGCCGGGACAATAGAAAAGACCGGCCCCGGCGTAAAGGGCTTCAAGCCCGGCGACCGGGTGACGGTAGCGCACCACGTGCCCTGCAATACCTGCAGGTACTGCCTCGCCGGGAACCACTCGGTATGCGACACGCTCCGCTCGACCAACTTCGACCCCGGCGGGTTCTGCGAGTTCGTGAGGGTCCCGGCCATAAACCTCGACAGGGGCACCTTCATCCTTCCGGATAATGTGAGCTTCGAGGACGGGACATTCGTAGAGCCCCTCGGCTGCGTTGTCCGGGCGTTCAGGGTGGCAAGGTTCTCCCCTGGCATGAGCGTTCTAGTAATCGGCAGCGGCATGTCGGGGCTTCTTCATATACGGCTTGCGCGGGCCCTCGGCGCCGGGAAAATAGCGGCTACGGACATAAACAATTTCAGGCTCGATTCCGCTACCCGCTCGGGCGCGGACCTCGCGCTGGATGCGCGTACGGACGTGCCAGCGAAAATACGGGAAGCCTTCGGAAGGCCCGTTGACCTCGTCATTATATGCGCGGCGAGCGACTCGGCCATAACACAGGGCCTTAAGAGCGTTGACCGCGGCGGCACCGTTATCTTCTTCGCGCCCAAGGAGCCGGGAGGGACCTACCCCCTCCCGCTCTTCGACCTCTGGAGGGACAATATCACTATCATCAATTCCTATGCCTCTCCGCCGTATGAAACCCTCGTCGCTTTGGAGCTAATCGCCTCCGGAAGGGTCAGGGTCAACGACCTCATAACGCACAGGCTCGGACTGGATGAAGCGCAGGAAGGGTTCAGGCTCGTCGCCGGGGCCGGGGAATCGATAAAGGTCGTGATAGTGCCGCAGAGGTGA
- a CDS encoding TldD/PmbA family protein, whose protein sequence is MKGFLDDAGAEETIGRLRKLLKGRADSYEIYFSLQKGLGVEAKDGAVDALKARSSRGVGLRTISGRRLGFAFSSVLSESALSELVENAISGSREASEDEYLRLPEPQQGLPEEDLGLFDGSFGARPEEELIKAAVEIEEAALSFDKKVKRVRKASYSESLGAGRLVNSNGVDIVHAATYYSGSVTAVAEGDGEAQMGWEMGTGHKGADVDSRAIGGRAAENAVKRLGARTIKTTRCGAMIENTVACELLEALAGSFLGDGVIKGKSMLIGKKRKKVASGALNIWDDGVIRGGWATSAFDAEGTASRKTALILEGVCQGYLYDTYWAGRAGAASTGNAVRGGYKSTPGIGITNLYIEKGERGFETLLKELGNGLFITELLGVHTINAVSGDFSLGAAGFRVENGEVAYPVRGMAVSGNLLGLFSGVTECASDLRFIGSIGAPSLLVEEIEASGT, encoded by the coding sequence GTGAAGGGATTTCTTGACGATGCCGGCGCGGAAGAGACGATCGGGAGGCTCAGGAAGCTCTTGAAGGGCAGGGCGGATTCGTACGAGATATATTTCTCGCTCCAGAAGGGGCTCGGGGTCGAGGCCAAGGACGGGGCTGTGGATGCGTTGAAGGCCCGGTCGAGCAGGGGCGTGGGATTACGGACCATATCCGGGAGGAGGCTCGGTTTCGCATTTTCGAGCGTTCTCTCCGAGAGCGCGCTCTCGGAGCTCGTAGAGAACGCGATTTCTGGAAGCAGGGAGGCTTCCGAGGACGAGTATCTCAGGCTCCCGGAGCCCCAGCAGGGCCTTCCGGAGGAAGACTTGGGGCTATTCGACGGCTCGTTCGGGGCGAGGCCCGAGGAGGAGCTCATAAAGGCTGCGGTCGAGATAGAGGAAGCGGCCCTCTCATTTGATAAGAAGGTAAAGAGGGTGAGGAAGGCTTCGTACTCGGAATCCCTCGGCGCGGGAAGGCTCGTCAACTCGAACGGAGTCGACATAGTCCACGCTGCCACCTATTACAGCGGTAGCGTCACCGCCGTAGCGGAAGGCGACGGCGAGGCCCAGATGGGCTGGGAGATGGGGACCGGCCATAAGGGAGCGGACGTGGACAGCCGCGCAATCGGCGGAAGAGCCGCCGAGAACGCCGTTAAGCGCCTCGGCGCAAGGACCATAAAGACTACAAGGTGCGGGGCGATGATAGAGAACACGGTCGCCTGCGAGCTCCTTGAAGCCCTTGCCGGGTCGTTCCTGGGCGATGGCGTCATAAAGGGCAAATCCATGCTCATAGGAAAAAAAAGGAAAAAGGTCGCGTCCGGCGCGCTCAATATCTGGGACGACGGGGTCATAAGGGGCGGCTGGGCCACCTCCGCCTTTGATGCCGAGGGCACGGCCTCGAGGAAGACCGCGCTAATCCTTGAAGGCGTCTGCCAGGGCTATCTCTACGATACCTACTGGGCCGGAAGGGCAGGCGCCGCCTCGACGGGTAACGCCGTGAGAGGCGGTTACAAGTCAACGCCCGGAATAGGCATAACGAACCTCTACATCGAAAAGGGCGAAAGGGGGTTCGAGACTCTCCTCAAGGAGCTTGGAAACGGGCTTTTCATAACCGAGCTCCTGGGTGTGCATACAATCAACGCCGTAAGCGGGGACTTCTCGCTCGGGGCCGCGGGCTTCCGGGTGGAGAACGGGGAGGTCGCCTACCCTGTAAGGGGAATGGCCGTCTCCGGGAACCTGCTTGGGCTTTTCTCGGGCGTGACCGAGTGCGCGTCGGACCTGAGGTTCATAGGGTCCATCGGCGCGCCCAGCCTGCTGGTCGAAGAAATCGAGGCGAGCGGAACATGA
- a CDS encoding N-acetyltransferase produces the protein MVRKALLSDVESIHQIVEAFAKRGIMLHRSASDICATLRDFFVYEEGGKILGTCALHIASPEMGEVRSLAVRSGHTGRGIGTKLVTACLDEAAELGLKRVFALTYKPGFFKKLRFKCISKEVLPHKIWGDCIKCVKFPNCDEIAVIIELAGGPRERGQA, from the coding sequence TTGGTAAGGAAGGCGCTTCTTTCAGACGTAGAGAGCATACACCAGATAGTCGAGGCTTTCGCCAAGCGGGGCATAATGCTCCACAGGTCGGCCTCTGACATCTGCGCGACGCTGAGGGACTTCTTCGTATACGAGGAAGGAGGGAAGATACTCGGGACCTGCGCGCTGCATATAGCTTCGCCGGAGATGGGCGAGGTTAGGTCCCTTGCCGTAAGGAGCGGGCATACCGGGAGGGGCATAGGCACCAAGCTCGTGACGGCCTGCCTGGACGAGGCCGCGGAGCTGGGCTTAAAAAGGGTATTCGCGCTCACCTACAAGCCGGGGTTCTTCAAAAAGCTCAGGTTCAAGTGCATAAGCAAGGAGGTCCTGCCGCACAAGATCTGGGGCGACTGCATAAAATGCGTGAAGTTCCCGAACTGCGACGAAATAGCCGTCATAATCGAGCTCGCGGGCGGACCGCGGGAAAGGGGGCAGGCGTGA